The following nucleotide sequence is from Flavimarina sp. Hel_I_48.
CTGGACAGGTTCTGGGTTGTGCAACACCAAAAACCGAATGGATGTGATAGCCTTCCTTAGTATATTCCCCCAGGTCGCCGCGCATGGCAGCGTGAATCATGGCGCGGGTATATTTTAATTTCATACGTTTTCCCACACCATAAGCACCACCGGTCCAGCCCGTATTCACAAGCCAGACATTTACACCGGCCTCTTTCATTTTTGAACGGAGCATTTCTGCGTATTTTGTAGGGTGCAAGGGCATAAATGGTGCACCAAAACATGCAGAAAAAGAGGGAACCGGTTCATTTACGCCTGCTTCGGTGCCTGCAACTTTTGCGGTATAACCGCTTATAAAATGATATGCGGCCTGGCCAGGGGTAAGTTTTGAAATGGGAGGGAGCACGCCAAAAGCATCTGCGGTAAGAAAGAAAATATTCTTGGGATTTTTCCCTACCGAAGGTTTTTTAATGTTGTCTATATAATCTATGGGATAGCTCACCCGTGTGTTTGGCGTTATGGAAGTATCCGTAAAGTCAACATTGCCCTTACTGTCCAAAACTACGTTTTCAAGAAGTGCGCCTTTTTGGATTGCGTTAAAAATATCGGGTTCTTCTTCTTCAGAAAGGTTGATAACCTTAGCATAGCAACCGCCTTCAAAGTTAAAAATGGAGTTGTCTGGCGTCCAGCCGTGTTCATCATCACCTATAAGCTGGCGCTGCGGATCTGCAGATAGCGTGGTTTTTCCGGTTCCCGAAAGACCAAAGAAAATAGCGCTCTCCCCATTCTCACCCACATTTGCAGAACAGTGCATGGGAAGCGTGTTCTTTTCGGTGGGAAGTATAAAATTAAGTGCTGAAAATATTCCTTTCTTTATTTCCCCGGTATAGCCGGTCCCACCAATGAGTATTGTTTTCTGGGTGAAATTGAGAATGGCAAAATTCTCCTGTCGCGTGCCATCCAGTTCAGGATCTGCCTTAAATCCCGGTGCGTTTAGGATTAACCAGTCTTCTTTAAAGTTAGTCAACTCCTCTTCGCTGGGACGTAAAAACATGGTATAGGCAAAGAGGTTAGACCAGGGATATTCATTAATAACCCGTATGCCTGTTTTATAATTCTCATCTGCACAAGCAAAAGCATCACGTACGTAGAGTTCCCGTTCAGATAAATAAGTGGTCATCTTCATACGCAAACGCTCAAATTTTTCTTTGTCAAAAGGAATATTTACAGCACCCCACCATACGTTTTCACGGGTTTTGTCATCAATGACAATAAAACGGTCTTTTGGTGATCGTCCTGTAAATTTACCGGTATTTACGGCAAGAGCTCCAGATGAAGTTTCGCGGCCCATCCCTTTTTCTAAGGTGATATGGTGCAATTCATCTGCACTTAACTGGTAGTGTACTTTAGCTCTTTCAATGTTATAATGCTCTAACGAAATCGTTTTCGTAATCTGGGGGTTTAATTCCATATTTAGCTATTTAATAAGATTAATAGGGGCTAAAAGTAGCTATATTAAACTATAAAAAAACTTAAAATAGCTATATTTCAAGCATTTAACGCTTTACAAAAGTATATAGCAATATTCCCCAGGAAACCATGAGTAAAGCTCCGCCCAGCGGGGTAAGAAGTGCGATAGCCGAAAAATCAATTTTTGTAGCCTCCTGGGTGGCCAGTAAGTAAATAGATCCAGAAAACATCAGAATGCCAATGAGCAGCAGGTAGTATAGGGTTTTTTTGCGTTTTTCAGAACATTCCAAAATTCCGCCAAGAAGAAGCAAAAGAAGCGCATGGTACATTTGATAACGCACACCGGTTTCAAACGAGGCGACGGCATCAGCGTTTACCAATTGCTTTAAACCATGGGCGCCAAAAGCACCCAGTAAAACTGCCGTGCCGCCAAAAATACTTCCTAAAATGAGCAATTTTCTGTTCATATTCACTATTTAATGCCTTTTGATTTCGCTAACTTCGTTCAATCGCCTTACAAAAATACAATACCTGCACATGAGAAACATACTTATTATAGGTACCGGGAAATCTACTTCACAACTGGTGGATTATCTTTTACAACATGCCGAAAATCAAGAACTACAAATTACCCTGGCG
It contains:
- the pckA gene encoding phosphoenolpyruvate carboxykinase (ATP), producing the protein MELNPQITKTISLEHYNIERAKVHYQLSADELHHITLEKGMGRETSSGALAVNTGKFTGRSPKDRFIVIDDKTRENVWWGAVNIPFDKEKFERLRMKMTTYLSERELYVRDAFACADENYKTGIRVINEYPWSNLFAYTMFLRPSEEELTNFKEDWLILNAPGFKADPELDGTRQENFAILNFTQKTILIGGTGYTGEIKKGIFSALNFILPTEKNTLPMHCSANVGENGESAIFFGLSGTGKTTLSADPQRQLIGDDEHGWTPDNSIFNFEGGCYAKVINLSEEEEPDIFNAIQKGALLENVVLDSKGNVDFTDTSITPNTRVSYPIDYIDNIKKPSVGKNPKNIFFLTADAFGVLPPISKLTPGQAAYHFISGYTAKVAGTEAGVNEPVPSFSACFGAPFMPLHPTKYAEMLRSKMKEAGVNVWLVNTGWTGGAYGVGKRMKLKYTRAMIHAAMRGDLGEYTKEGYHIHSVFGVAQPRTCPGVPDAVLSPRQTWNNDEMYYKTAHKLAAAFKENFKKFEQYASEDIMNGQPPLG
- a CDS encoding DUF423 domain-containing protein; translated protein: MNRKLLILGSIFGGTAVLLGAFGAHGLKQLVNADAVASFETGVRYQMYHALLLLLLGGILECSEKRKKTLYYLLLIGILMFSGSIYLLATQEATKIDFSAIALLTPLGGALLMVSWGILLYTFVKR